Below is a window of Leifsonia sp. NPDC080035 DNA.
TACGCCCGGGATGCTGGGCGCCCGATGCGCGAGCGCTGGGGGTTCTCCTCGCGTGCGTCGCGCGCGGTCGCGCGAGAATGCGCGGCGAATGCGGGGCGGCCTAAGCTGGTGGGGTGAGTAAGGCCGACCTCAGCAAGCAGCCCGCCCAGGTCGCCGCCATGTTCGACGAGGTGTCGACCCATTACGACCGGACCAACACCGTCCTCTCGATGGGCAACGCGACCCTCTGGCGCGTGGCGACGACGCGAGCCGTCGGGCCGCGCGCCGGCGAGACCATCCTCGACGTCGCGGCGGGGACGGGCACCTCCAGCGCCTCCCTCGCGCGCAACGGCGCGAGCGTGGTGGCGGCGGACTTCTCCGAGGGGATGATCGAGGTGGGCCGCCGCAGGCAGGCCCACAACCCGTTCGTCAGCTTCGTGCAGGCGGACGCGACGGCGCTGCCGTTCGACGACGACGCGTTCGACGCCGTCACCATCTCGTTCGGCCTGCGCAACATCGTCGACCCGCGCGCGGCGCTCGCCGAGTTCCTGCGCGTGCTGAAGCCAGGTGGCCGGGTCGTGATCTGCGAGTTCTCGCGGCCGACGCTGGCCCCGATCCGCGCCGGATACAGCGCCTACCTTCGTTACGGGATGCCGATCCTCGCCAAGGCGGCGAGCTCGAACCCGGCGGCGTACGAGTATCTGATGGAGTCCATCGAGGCGTGGCCGAGCCAGCCGGAGCTTGCAGCCTGGTTGCGCGAGGCCGGGTTCGAGCGGGTGGAGTGGCGCAACCTGACGGCCGGCATCGTTGCACTGCACCGCGCGTGGAAGCCGGAGCGGGTGGCGGTCGCGCCGGTGGCGCCCGCGGCGAAGCCCGCTGCCGCGGCGAAGTCGGCTGCCGCAGCGAAGCCCGCTGCCGCGAAGAAGCCGGCTGCGGCCGTGAAGCCCGCAGCGGCGAAGCCCGCCGCTGCCGCGAAACCTGCCGCTGCCGCGAAGCCCGCTGCCGCGAAGAAGCCCGCCGCTGCCGCGAAGCCTGCCGCCGCCAAGAAGCCTGCGAAGCCCGCCGCGCCGAAGGCGACGCCTGCGAAGCCCGCCGCGCCGAAGAAACCGGCCGCGCCGAAGCAGCCCGCAGGGCCCGCGAAACCGTCCGCGTCCCAGCCGTCCGCCGTCCCACCCGAGGGGGAGTAGTGCCACGCAGCGTTCCGGCTGTCCGACGTCCCGCGTCGCTGACCAGCCAGCTCGGCCTCACCGAGCGGATCTTCGCCAGCGGCGAGGACCGCAAGGTCGCCTCCGCCGTCGATGACGGTCTCGCGCTCGTCGAGGAGGCCCTGCACCAGCAGATGCGCTTCGCCGACAACCTCGCCGACGTCACCACCCGGTACCTCCTCGAGGCCGGCGGCAAGCGGGTGCGCCCGCTGCTCACGCTGCTGACCGCCCAGCTCGGCCGGGGCAACACCCCCGAGGTGCTGCAGGCGGCCCAGGCGGTCGAGATCACGCACCTCGCGTCGCTGTACCACGACGACGTGATGGACGACTCGCAGATGCGCCGCGGTGTCCCCACCGCCCAGTTCGTGTGGGGCAACTCGGTGGCCGTCCTCACCGGCGACCTGCTGTTCGCGCGGGCGAGCAAGCTGGTCTCCGCGCTCGGCGAGCGGGCCATCCAGCTGCAGGCGGACACGTTCGAGCGGCTCTGCCTCGGCCAGCTGCACGAGACCATCGGCCCGCAGGACGGCGAGGACCCGGTCGAGCACTACCTCCGCGTGCTGGAGGACAAGACCGGTTCGCTGATCGCCGTCGCCGCGCAGATGGGCGTCGTCTTCTCCGGAGCGGACAGCGCGTACGAGGAGCCGGTCGTCACCTTCGGCGAGAAGATCGGCGTCGCCTTCCAGCTCATCGACGACGTGATCGACCTGTCCTCGCAGGGCGTCGCCGAGACCGGGAAGCAGCCGGGCAACGACCTGCGCGCCGGTGTCGCGACCCTCCCCGTGCTGCGGCTGCGCGAGCGCGCAGCGACCGACGCCTCGGCGGCGGAACTGCTGGAACGCCTGGAGCGCGACGTGATGGGGTCCGCCGAGGACGGCGAGATCACCCCGGAGTCGACCGCGGCCATCGCGGCGCTGCGCGAGCACGAGGTCACCCAGCAGACGCTGGAGGAGGCCCACCGCTGGGCCCGCGAGGCCGTGGAGGCGCTCGCGCCGCTGCCAGACGGCCCGGTGAAGAAGGCACTGGTGCGGTTCGCCGACACCATCGTCGAACGTTCGAGCTGAGCGAAGGAATCAACGCATGACCAAACTCCGACTGGCCATCGTCGGGGCGGGACCCGCCGGGATCTACGCCGCCGACATCCTGCTGAAGGCGGAGCGCGGGTTCGACGTCTCGATCGACCTGTTCGAGCAGCTGCCGGCGCCGTACGGCCTGGTCCGCTACGGCGTCGCGCCGGACCACCCCCGCATCAAGGGCATCATCACCGCGCTGCGCGAGGTGCTCGACCGCGGCGACATCCGCATCTTCGGCAACGTCACGTACGGCACAGACATCACGCTGGACGACCTGAAGCGGCACTACAACGCGGTCATCTTCGCGACCGGAGCCGTGCACGACGCCGACCTCGACATCCCCGGCATCGACCTCGGCGGCTCCTACGGCGCCGCCGACTTCGTCAGCTGGTTCGACGGCCACCCGGACGTGCCGCGCACCTGGCCGCTGGAGGCACAGTCGGTCGCCGTCATCGGCAACGGCAATGTCGCGCTCGACGTCTCCCGCATCCTCGCCAAGCACGCCGACGATCTGCTGCCCACCGAGATCCCGGACAACGTCTACGAGATCCTCAAGAGCTCGCCGGTCACCGACGTGCACGTGTTCGGACGCAGGGGACCGGCGCAGGTGAAGTTCACCCCGCTCGAGCTCCGCGAGCTCGGCGAGCTGCGGGACGTTGACATGATCCTCTACGACGAGGACTTCGACTACGACGAGCAGTCGAAGGACGCGATCGCCAGCAACAAGCAGGTCATGGTGATCGACCGCGTGCTGCAGCAGTGGCGGAAGCGCGAGGTCGGGCAGGCGTCGCGCCGGCTGCACCTGCACTTCTACGCCAAGCCGCTCGAGGTCGTCGGGGATGAGGATGGCAACGTCCGGGCCTTCCGCTACGAGCGCACCGCGCCGGACGGCGAGGGCGGCGTGCGCGGAACCGGCGAGATCCGCGAGGTGGAGATCCAGGCGCTGTACCGCGCCGTCGGCTACTTCGGGTCGCCGCTGCCGGGCATCCCCTTCGACAAGAAGCACGGCGTCATCCCCAACCACGAGGGCCAGGTGCTGCGCAAGGAGGACAACGAGCGCATGTACGGCGTGTACGCGACCGGGTGGATCAAGCGCGGCCCGGTGGGCCTGATCGGTCACACCAAGTCGGACGCGATGGAGACCATCAAGCACGTCATCAACGACCAGGGCAACTGGTGGGCGCCGGCCGACCCGTCGGAGGAGTCCGTCGTGCGACTGCTGGAGGAGCGCGGCGTCGAGTTCACGAACCTCGACGGCTGGCACAACCTCGACGCCCACGAGCAGCAGCTGGGCGCGGAGCGCGGGCGGGCACGCATCAAGGTCGTGCCGAGGGACGAGATGGTCCGGGTGTCCAACGGCACGCCGGTGGAGGTCCCGGCGGCGGAGTGACCTCCCGGGCGCGCCGGTCGTCTGGCACGCTGGTGCCATGACGCGCGCGCACGACTGGCGGCCGGACATCCTCGGCGACGGCTTCGAGCAGCTGACCCTGCCGCTGGCGGCGGACGCCGAGGGCGATGTCGTCGCCACGCTCGTCCGCTACGCGCCGGGGCCGCACCTGGGCGACCTGCTGCGCGTCGGCGCGCATCCCGCCGCAGACACCGACGTGCTCTACGTGCACGGCTGGTCGGACTACTTCTTCCAGACCGAGCTCGCCCGGTTCTGGCACGACGCAGGTGCGCGCTTCCACGCGCTCGACCTGCGCAAGTACGGCAGGAGCCTCCGGAAGGGGCAGACGCCCGGCTACGTCAGCGACCTGGCCACGTACGACGAGGACATCGAGGCCGCGCTCGCGGCGATCGGGCACGGCGAGGCCGATCGGGGGTCCGCCCGCTCGCGCCGGCTCGTCCTCGTTGGTCACTCGACCGGCGGGCTGACGCTGAGCCTCTGGGCCGACCGGCATCGCGGGCGCGCCGACGCGCTCGTCCTGAACAGTCCGTGGCTCGAGTTCCAGGCGCATTCGGTCGGCCGCGCGGCGCTCGGGCCGCTCGTCGACCTGCAGGCGCGGATCGACCCGAAGGCGGCGATGCCGAACGTCGACCTCGGCTTCTACACGCGCTCGGTCTCGAAGACGATGGACGGCGAGTGGGACTACGACCTGGCGTGGCGTCCCGTGCGCGGCTTCCGCGTGTACCCCGCGTGGCTCACGGCGATCCTCGCCGGGCACACCCGCGTCGCGGCCGGCCTGCACATCGACGCGCCGGTGCTCACGCTGCTGTCGTCGGCGTCGACGCTGCTGCCGTACTGGACGCCGGACATGCTGAAGTCGGACGTCGTGCTCGTGGTGCAGGACATCGCCGTGCGGGCGCTGGGCCTCGCGCCGACGGTGACCGTCGCGCGCGTCCAGGAGGCCCTGCACGACGTCTTCCTGTCGCCGCCGTCGGTGCGGGCGGCCGCCTACGCGCAGCTGACGCTCTGGCTCCGCGGCGCCCTCAGCGGAAGTTGACGAACTGGAGCGCGACGTCGAGGTCCGCGCCCTTGAGCAGGGCCATCGTCGCCTGGAGGTCGTCGCGGCTCTTCGAGCTCACGCGGAGCTCGTCGCCCTGGATCTGCGACTTGACCGACTTCGGCGCCTCGTCGCGGATGAGCTTGTTGATCTTCTTGGCGGCGTCCTGCTCGATGCCGTTCTTCAGGCCGATCTCGATGCGGAACTCCTTGCCGGAGGCGTACGGGTCGCCGGCGTCCAACGACTTGAGCGTGATGCCGCGTTTGATCATCTTCGACTCGAGCACCTCGAGGACCGCCTTCACGCGCTCCTCGGTGTTCGCCTTGAGCAGGATCTTCTCGCCGCTCCACTCGACCGACGCCCCGACGTTCTTGAAGTCGTAGCGCTGGTCCACCTCTTTGCGGGCCTGGTTGACGGCGTTGTCCGCCTCCATCTTGTCGACCTTGCTGACGACGTCGAACGAGGAGTCTGCCACGGTTCCGTTCCTTCCCTAGCGGTTGTCGTCCCAGTCTACGAGCGCGGGTGTCACAGGCGGGGCCGCGGCGGTGTCTGGTGTTGTGAAGCCGAGGAGAAGGAGAACTCATGGCACAGCACACCCGGGTCGTCGTGGTCGGCGGGGGATACGCGGGCGTCACGGCGGCGAACCGGCTCACGGGCGGGTCGGACGTGGACGTGACGGTGGTGAACCCGCGGCCGGTGTTCGTGGAGCGCATCCGGCTGCACCAGCTGGTGGGAGGGTCGGACGACGCCGTCGTCGACTTCGACGACGTGCTGGCGGACGGGGTGCGGCTCGTCGTCGACACCGTCGAGACGATCGATGCGGCCGGCCGCACGCTGCGGCTCGCCTCCGGCACCACGCTGGACTACGACTACCTGGTGTACGCGGCGGGCAGCCACGGACGGGTCGGCGACGTGCCTGGCGCGGCCGAGCACGCGCATCCCATCGCCGAGCTCGCGGACGCCGAGCGGCTGCGCGCGGCGCTGCGGAGCGCGGACGCGGGCACGGGCGCGGCCGTGACGGTCGTCGGATCGGGACCGGCCGGGATCGAGACGGCCGCCGAGCTCGGCGAGAACGGCATCCCGGTCACCCTGTTCTGCGGCGGTCAGCTCGGCCCGTACCTGCACCCGAGCGGCCGGAGGGTCGTGGCCAAGCGGCTCGCGCAACTGGGGGTGAGTGTCGTGGACGGGCCCGGCTCGCGCGTCGTCGCGGTGCGGGCGGACGCGGTGGAGCTCGCCGACGGCCGCTCCGTGCCAAGCGACGTGACCATCTGGACGACGGGGTTCGGCGTCCCGGATCTCGCCCGGCGCAGCGGGCTCAGCGTCGACGCGGCCGGCCGGCTGCTCACCGACGAGTCGCTGACCAGCGTGGACGACGACCGCATCGTCGCCGCCGGCGACTCGGCCGCGCCCTCCGGCGTTCCGTTGCGGATGAGCTGCCAGGCCGCGGAACCTCTCGGCGGCCACGCGGCGGACACGGTCCTGCGGCGCATCGCGGGCGAGCGGCCCGCCCCCCTTGTCATGGGCTTCTTCGGGGAGTGCATCAGCCTCGGCCGCCGGCACGGCATCTTCCAGTTCGCGCACAAGGACGACACGGCCATCCGATTCCACGTCTCCGGCCGCGCGGGGGCGGCGCTGAAGGCGTTCGTGTGCTGGGGGACGGTGAAGCAGCTGGAGATCGAGGCGAAGCATCCCGGCCGGCTGCGGCTGCCCGCCTCGTTCGCGGATCCGGCCCGACGCCGTATGCTCGCGACAGCGGAACAGGGGGTGCGGGGATGACCGACGGCGGAACCGACGCGGCGACGGCGGTGTTCGTCGCGCACCGCAACCTGCTGTTCACGGTCGCGTACGAGATGCTCGGCCAGGCGGCGGACGCGGAGGACGTCCTGCAGGAGACCTGGCTGCGCTGGGTGCGCGTCGACCGCAGCCAGGTGCGGGACGAGCGCGCGTACCTGGTGAGGATCGCCACCCGCCTCGCGCTCAACCGGCTGCGCGACGTGAAGCGCCGGCGCGAGTCCTACATCGGTCCATGGCTGCCCGAGCCGCTGCTGACCGCGCCGGACGTCGCCGACGACGTCGAGCTGGCGGACAGCGTGTCGATCGCGCTCATGGTCGTGCTGGAGACGCTCGGGCCGACCGAGCGCGCCGTCTTCGTGCTGCGGGAGGTGTTCGGGTTCGGCTTCGACGAGATCGCGGCGGCGGTCGACAAGACGCCGGCGGCAGTTCGGCAGATCGCGCACCGGGCCCGCGAGCACGTGGAGGCGAGGCGTCCGCGCGTCACGGTGGCGCCGGCGGAGGTGCGGGCGGCCCTCGAGACGTTCAAGGCCGCGGTCGAGAGCGGCGACGTGCAGGCGATCCTCGACGTGCTCGCCCCCGACGTCGTGCTCATCAGCGACGGCGGCGGCGTGAAGCAGGCGGCGCTGCGGCCCATCCTCGGCGCGGACAAGGTGTCGCGGTTCATCATCGGCGGCCTGCGCAAGGGCGGGGCGGACGTCGACGCGGTCGCCTCCGAGGTCAACGGCAACCCCGCGCTGGTGTTCACACTCGGCGGCGAGCTCGACGGCGTCCTGACGGCGAACGTGCAGGACGGCCGCATCACCGGCCTCTACTTCGTCCGCAACCCGCACAAGCTCACGCGCGTCGGAGAGGAGACCGAACTCGCCCGCCGGTGAGCACACGACCGCGCCGGCGGGCCCTCAGCGGGCGCTGCCCGCGGTCAGCCCGGAGACCAGCCGTCGCTGCAGCAACGCGGCGGCGGCGAAGACCGGGATGAGCCCGATGACCGACGCGGCGGCGAGCTTGCCGTAGTCGGTGATCCGTTCCCCGAGCATCAGGGTCAGCACGACCGGCAGGGTCTGCGAATCCGGTGACTGGGTGAGGAAGGCCGCGAGCAGGAACTCGTTGTAGTTCAGCACCGCCACGATGATCCCGACCGCCACGAGTGCGGGCGTGAGGAGCGGCGCGACGACGCTGAACAGCACCCGGAAGGATCCCGCGCCGTCCAGCTGCGCCGCCTCGTCGAGCTCGGCGGGCACGCGCCGGGTGAACCCCTCCAGCAGCCACACGGCCACGGCTACGTTGGCCAGGGCGTAGACGAGCGTGAGGCCGGGCAGGGTGTTGTTCAGCGACAGCGTCCTCAGCAGGGTGAACAGCGGGATGACCGCCACGATCGGGGGCAGCAGCCAGGGGCTCAGGACGGTCGCGGCGAGCGTCCTCCCGCCCGCCCGGTAGCGGGTGATCGCCCACGACGCGGGCAGCGCGATGGCAAGGGTCAGCAGCGCTCCGCCGAGCGCGGCGACGAGGGAGTTGCCGATGCCCTGCAGCAGGCCGCCCGCCAGGGCGTTCGACCAGTTCGCCGGCTGGGGATGCGCGGGCAGCACGAGCCCCGCGCCCACATCCGCCCGCGACATGAACGAGACGGACACCAGGTAGGCGATCGGGATCAGCGTCCCGGCGAGCACCAGCGCCAGCACGACGACGGCGGCGGCCGGGCGACGCGCCCGGGTCCCGGTGAGCAGGCGGTCAGTCACGGTGGAGCCTCCGGGCGATGAGGATGACGGGAAGGGTCACGACCGTGACCACGACCGCGAGCAGGAGGGTGATGGTGGAGGCGCGGCCCAGGTCGAACTGCTGCAGCGCCGCCTGGTAGATGAGGTAGGCGGGAACGCTGGTCGAGGTCCCCGGTCCGCCCGAGGTGAGCACGAACACCAGGTCGAAGACCTTGAACGCGAGCACAAGGCGCACCAGGAATGCCGCGGCGATCGTCCCCGCGATCGCGGGAAGTGTGATGCTGCAGAAGAACCGGAAGCCGTGCGCGCCGTCCAGGGCGGCGGCCTCGGCGACCGACCGGTCCTGGCCGAGGAGCGCCGCGAACACGAGCAGCGCGATCAGCGGGGTCCACTCCCACACGTCGGCGACGCCGATCCCGGCGAGGGCCGATGCGGGGGAGGACAGCACGGCGACGGGGTCGCCGCGCCGGCCGAGGGCCGAGAGGACGGTGCCGAGCAGACCGCCGGACGGGTTGAAGATCAGCTTCCACAGCACCCCGACGATGACGGGCGGAGTGATGAGCGGAAGGAGCAGCAGGGTCCGCACGAGGGATCCGCGCGTCGTCGCCGAGCGCAGGGCGAGCGCGGTCACAACGCCGAGCGCCACAGACACCACTGTCACGACCACGGCGTAGCCGATGTTCCGCAGCAGCGACGCGGTCACGTCCGTGTCGGTGAGCACCTCCGCGAAGTTGGCGGTGCCGACCCACGCCTGCAGCGGTCTGCCGAGCGAGGACTGGGAGAACGCGGTCAGCACGATGAACACGAGCGGGTAGGCGCCGAGCACGACGGTCGCCAGCACGGTCGGCGCGACCATCGCACGGCGCGGCCAGGCGCCGCCCGCCCGGCCGCGTGCGCCGGAGCGCGCCGCGGGCCGGGGGACGGCGCCGGTGGCGAGGGTGGCCTCGGTCACTTCAGGATGCTCTCCCACTTGGCCTGGATGGCGTCCATCGTCTGCTTCGCCGAGCCGCCCTGGCCGGCGAGCAGTTTGGCGAGTCCGTCGGTGAGCACCTGGGCCAGTTCGGTCGCGTGCGGCCCGGTCGGCCAGGCGAGCGTGCCGGTGAGGGTGGCGCGGTTCACCGTCTGGATCTCCGGGAAGTCCTTGCCGTAGGTCGCATCCTCGAGCGAGCTCTTGCGGTTCGGGTCGATGCCGGTCGGCGGGGAGGCGACGAGCAGCTGCGCGTTGACCTTCGACGAGGTCGCGAACGCGATGAACGCCTTCGCCAGGTCGGTCTTCTTCGTGTTCGCCGTGATCACCCACGTGAACCCGGCGACCAGCGAGGCGCGCGACGTGGTGTTCGAACCGCCGACCGGAAGGGTGACGACGCCCCACTTGCCGGCGACCTTCGAGTCGCTCGTCGCATCCTCGGAGCGCACACCGAGGTCCGTCCAGTTTTCGATGAAGCCGACCTTGCCGGCGAACCAGGCGCTGTTGCCCGCGCCGAAGTCCGTCTCGGCCGGAGTCGGGAGCGCGTACTTGTCGACGTCCACCAGCGCCTGCGCGGCCTGGACGGCCGCCTCGGAGTCGAGGGCAGGACGTCCCTTGTCGTCCAGGAACTCTCCGCCGAAGCCGGCGAGGCGGTTCGCATAGCTCGCGCCGAGGATGAGCGGGGACTTCTGGCCGAAGACCGCAGCCCCGTAGACACCCTTCGATGACTCGTTCGCCGTGATCGTCTTCACGTCCTCGAGGTATTCGTCCCAGGTCTTCGGCGGGTTCGCGATCCCGTTCCTCGCGAGGATCTCCTTGTTGTAGAACAGCACGTGCGTGTCGCCGTCGAACGGCAGGCCGTAGCGCTTGTCGCCGACCTTGCTGTACGCGTCGTAGATCGACGGGATGAAGTCGGACGTGTCGAGCGATGCGTCGTCCTTGATCCAGCTCGTGAGGTCCTGGATGGCGCCATCGGCCGCCAGGTCGCCGAGCGACACATACCAGGGCGCGGCGGCGTCGATGGTGTTCGCCCCCGACTGCTGGTCGAGCGCGATCTTCGACCCGATCTCGTCGTAAGGGACGATGACCGGCTTGATGGTGGCGCCGGTCTCCTTCTTGAACTCGGCGGCGAGCCACTTGGCCGCGCCTTCGTGCGACGAGATCATCTCGACGGTCAGGGTCTGTCCGGCGAACTTCTTGTCGCCGGAGGCGGTGGACGCGCCGGATCCGCCCGCGCAGCCGGTGAGGGCGAGCGCCGTGGCGGCGATGGCGGCGACGGCGGCCGCGAGCGGTCGTCGGGATGTCATGGGGGGCTCCTGGTGTTCGGGTGCGGGATGGGGTGCAAGGGTCTGCACGGTAGGGGTGCGGAGGCGGAGCGGGCAACCGAATGTGACGCTGTGAGTCGTCGCCGCAACGGGGCGTCACACTCGCTGGGCCGGCGCGGTCGTGGCCGCTAGAGTCCGGCACCTATGGCTGCACGAATCATCCTCAACGCGTTCGACATGAGCTGCGTCACCCACCAGGCGCCGGGCCTGTGGCGCCACCCCGACAACCAGGCGCACCGCTACACCGACCTCGACTACTGGACAGACCTCGCGGTCACGCTCGAGCGCGGCGGGTTCGATGCGCTGTTCCTCGCCGACGTGCTCGGCGTCTACGACGTGTACCGAGACTCCGCCGCCCCGGCACTGCTCGACGCGGCGCAGATCCCACTCGGCGACCCGATCGGCCAGATCAGCGCGATGGCCGCCGTCACGCAGCGGCTCGGCTTCGGTGTGACGGTGGCGACCACGTACGAGCAGCCGTACCTGCTCGCCCGCCGCTTCTCCACCCTCGACCACCTGACGAAGGGCCGGATCGGGTGGAACGTCGTGACGTCGTACCTCGACTCCGCCGCCCGCAATCTCGGTCTCGACACGCAGATCGGGCACGACGACCGCTACGGGATCGCCGAGGAGTTCCTCGACGTCGT
It encodes the following:
- a CDS encoding demethylmenaquinone methyltransferase, which encodes MSKADLSKQPAQVAAMFDEVSTHYDRTNTVLSMGNATLWRVATTRAVGPRAGETILDVAAGTGTSSASLARNGASVVAADFSEGMIEVGRRRQAHNPFVSFVQADATALPFDDDAFDAVTISFGLRNIVDPRAALAEFLRVLKPGGRVVICEFSRPTLAPIRAGYSAYLRYGMPILAKAASSNPAAYEYLMESIEAWPSQPELAAWLREAGFERVEWRNLTAGIVALHRAWKPERVAVAPVAPAAKPAAAAKSAAAAKPAAAKKPAAAVKPAAAKPAAAAKPAAAAKPAAAKKPAAAAKPAAAKKPAKPAAPKATPAKPAAPKKPAAPKQPAGPAKPSASQPSAVPPEGE
- a CDS encoding polyprenyl synthetase family protein, whose product is MPRSVPAVRRPASLTSQLGLTERIFASGEDRKVASAVDDGLALVEEALHQQMRFADNLADVTTRYLLEAGGKRVRPLLTLLTAQLGRGNTPEVLQAAQAVEITHLASLYHDDVMDDSQMRRGVPTAQFVWGNSVAVLTGDLLFARASKLVSALGERAIQLQADTFERLCLGQLHETIGPQDGEDPVEHYLRVLEDKTGSLIAVAAQMGVVFSGADSAYEEPVVTFGEKIGVAFQLIDDVIDLSSQGVAETGKQPGNDLRAGVATLPVLRLRERAATDASAAELLERLERDVMGSAEDGEITPESTAAIAALREHEVTQQTLEEAHRWAREAVEALAPLPDGPVKKALVRFADTIVERSS
- a CDS encoding FAD-dependent oxidoreductase, whose protein sequence is MTKLRLAIVGAGPAGIYAADILLKAERGFDVSIDLFEQLPAPYGLVRYGVAPDHPRIKGIITALREVLDRGDIRIFGNVTYGTDITLDDLKRHYNAVIFATGAVHDADLDIPGIDLGGSYGAADFVSWFDGHPDVPRTWPLEAQSVAVIGNGNVALDVSRILAKHADDLLPTEIPDNVYEILKSSPVTDVHVFGRRGPAQVKFTPLELRELGELRDVDMILYDEDFDYDEQSKDAIASNKQVMVIDRVLQQWRKREVGQASRRLHLHFYAKPLEVVGDEDGNVRAFRYERTAPDGEGGVRGTGEIREVEIQALYRAVGYFGSPLPGIPFDKKHGVIPNHEGQVLRKEDNERMYGVYATGWIKRGPVGLIGHTKSDAMETIKHVINDQGNWWAPADPSEESVVRLLEERGVEFTNLDGWHNLDAHEQQLGAERGRARIKVVPRDEMVRVSNGTPVEVPAAE
- a CDS encoding alpha/beta hydrolase, which gives rise to MTRAHDWRPDILGDGFEQLTLPLAADAEGDVVATLVRYAPGPHLGDLLRVGAHPAADTDVLYVHGWSDYFFQTELARFWHDAGARFHALDLRKYGRSLRKGQTPGYVSDLATYDEDIEAALAAIGHGEADRGSARSRRLVLVGHSTGGLTLSLWADRHRGRADALVLNSPWLEFQAHSVGRAALGPLVDLQARIDPKAAMPNVDLGFYTRSVSKTMDGEWDYDLAWRPVRGFRVYPAWLTAILAGHTRVAAGLHIDAPVLTLLSSASTLLPYWTPDMLKSDVVLVVQDIAVRALGLAPTVTVARVQEALHDVFLSPPSVRAAAYAQLTLWLRGALSGS
- a CDS encoding YajQ family cyclic di-GMP-binding protein; translation: MADSSFDVVSKVDKMEADNAVNQARKEVDQRYDFKNVGASVEWSGEKILLKANTEERVKAVLEVLESKMIKRGITLKSLDAGDPYASGKEFRIEIGLKNGIEQDAAKKINKLIRDEAPKSVKSQIQGDELRVSSKSRDDLQATMALLKGADLDVALQFVNFR
- a CDS encoding FAD-dependent oxidoreductase; the encoded protein is MAQHTRVVVVGGGYAGVTAANRLTGGSDVDVTVVNPRPVFVERIRLHQLVGGSDDAVVDFDDVLADGVRLVVDTVETIDAAGRTLRLASGTTLDYDYLVYAAGSHGRVGDVPGAAEHAHPIAELADAERLRAALRSADAGTGAAVTVVGSGPAGIETAAELGENGIPVTLFCGGQLGPYLHPSGRRVVAKRLAQLGVSVVDGPGSRVVAVRADAVELADGRSVPSDVTIWTTGFGVPDLARRSGLSVDAAGRLLTDESLTSVDDDRIVAAGDSAAPSGVPLRMSCQAAEPLGGHAADTVLRRIAGERPAPLVMGFFGECISLGRRHGIFQFAHKDDTAIRFHVSGRAGAALKAFVCWGTVKQLEIEAKHPGRLRLPASFADPARRRMLATAEQGVRG
- a CDS encoding RNA polymerase sigma-70 factor, coding for MTDGGTDAATAVFVAHRNLLFTVAYEMLGQAADAEDVLQETWLRWVRVDRSQVRDERAYLVRIATRLALNRLRDVKRRRESYIGPWLPEPLLTAPDVADDVELADSVSIALMVVLETLGPTERAVFVLREVFGFGFDEIAAAVDKTPAAVRQIAHRAREHVEARRPRVTVAPAEVRAALETFKAAVESGDVQAILDVLAPDVVLISDGGGVKQAALRPILGADKVSRFIIGGLRKGGADVDAVASEVNGNPALVFTLGGELDGVLTANVQDGRITGLYFVRNPHKLTRVGEETELARR
- a CDS encoding carbohydrate ABC transporter permease, which gives rise to MTDRLLTGTRARRPAAAVVVLALVLAGTLIPIAYLVSVSFMSRADVGAGLVLPAHPQPANWSNALAGGLLQGIGNSLVAALGGALLTLAIALPASWAITRYRAGGRTLAATVLSPWLLPPIVAVIPLFTLLRTLSLNNTLPGLTLVYALANVAVAVWLLEGFTRRVPAELDEAAQLDGAGSFRVLFSVVAPLLTPALVAVGIIVAVLNYNEFLLAAFLTQSPDSQTLPVVLTLMLGERITDYGKLAAASVIGLIPVFAAAALLQRRLVSGLTAGSAR
- a CDS encoding sugar ABC transporter permease, yielding MTEATLATGAVPRPAARSGARGRAGGAWPRRAMVAPTVLATVVLGAYPLVFIVLTAFSQSSLGRPLQAWVGTANFAEVLTDTDVTASLLRNIGYAVVVTVVSVALGVVTALALRSATTRGSLVRTLLLLPLITPPVIVGVLWKLIFNPSGGLLGTVLSALGRRGDPVAVLSSPASALAGIGVADVWEWTPLIALLVFAALLGQDRSVAEAAALDGAHGFRFFCSITLPAIAGTIAAAFLVRLVLAFKVFDLVFVLTSGGPGTSTSVPAYLIYQAALQQFDLGRASTITLLLAVVVTVVTLPVILIARRLHRD
- a CDS encoding sugar ABC transporter substrate-binding protein: MTSRRPLAAAVAAIAATALALTGCAGGSGASTASGDKKFAGQTLTVEMISSHEGAAKWLAAEFKKETGATIKPVIVPYDEIGSKIALDQQSGANTIDAAAPWYVSLGDLAADGAIQDLTSWIKDDASLDTSDFIPSIYDAYSKVGDKRYGLPFDGDTHVLFYNKEILARNGIANPPKTWDEYLEDVKTITANESSKGVYGAAVFGQKSPLILGASYANRLAGFGGEFLDDKGRPALDSEAAVQAAQALVDVDKYALPTPAETDFGAGNSAWFAGKVGFIENWTDLGVRSEDATSDSKVAGKWGVVTLPVGGSNTTSRASLVAGFTWVITANTKKTDLAKAFIAFATSSKVNAQLLVASPPTGIDPNRKSSLEDATYGKDFPEIQTVNRATLTGTLAWPTGPHATELAQVLTDGLAKLLAGQGGSAKQTMDAIQAKWESILK